From Coffea arabica cultivar ET-39 chromosome 2e, Coffea Arabica ET-39 HiFi, whole genome shotgun sequence, the proteins below share one genomic window:
- the LOC113731372 gene encoding uncharacterized protein isoform X2, which yields MALKLNFPTARASSSKQGFLPCRQMENYIVSVKPKGMCQFTQPHILCAMNMTAGRSDESGKLKFDHIVHKAKQLWDGSPQPVKSFPWNRAFDNFIQLILDTALVVIKYLSLPIFAVSCLSEMSYCAHERKLYFVPLPFLVGAAVAGILRTAALESSPSLKNAEVPWHLIAVAIFFTLIKWPGPYYPYWGRLLIPHFANGALLRTLWFTFLWYRRPKKSSETTVGASTASTEDTV from the exons ATGGCACTGAAACTCAATTTTCCTACAGCCCGTGCTTCTTCATCCAAG CAGGGATTTTTACCATGCAGACAGATGGAAAACTACATTGTAAGTGTCAAACCAAAAGGGATGTGTCAATTTACCCAGCCCCATATATTGTGTGCAATGAATATGACTGCAGGACGGTCAGATGAATCTGGGAAGCTGAAATTTGACCACATTGTTCACAAGGCTAAACAACTCTGGGATGGTTCTCCTCAGCCTGTCAAGAGTTTCCCTTGGAATAGAGCATTTGACAATTTCATTCAGCTCATTCTTGACACTGCCTTGGTGGTTATCAAATACTTGTCTCTACCCATATTTGCTGTTTCTTGCCTTAGCGAAATGTCCTACTGTGCACATGAGAGGAAACTATATTTCGTCCCACTTCCATTTCTTGTTGGCGCTGCTGTTGCTGGGATCTTGAGAACAGCAGCACTGGAGTCATCTCCATCTCTTAAG AATGCAGAAGTCCCCTGGCATCTCATTGCGGTTGCTATATTTTTCACATTGATAAAGTGGCCAGGGCCATACTATCCATACTGGGGACGTCTTCTAATTCCACATTTTGCAAATGGCGCATTGTTGAGGACTCTGTGGTTCACATTTTTATGGTATAGAAGACCAAAGAAGTCATCAGAAACTACAGTGGGTGCATCCACGGCTAGTACAGAAGACACCGTCTGA
- the LOC113731372 gene encoding uncharacterized protein isoform X3 — MALKLNFPTARASSSKGFLPCRQMENYIVSVKPKGMCQFTQPHILCAMNMTAGRSDESGKLKFDHIVHKAKQLWDGSPQPVKSFPWNRAFDNFIQLILDTALVVIKYLSLPIFAVSCLSEMSYCAHERKLYFVPLPFLVGAAVAGILRTAALESSPSLKNAEVPWHLIAVAIFFTLIKWPGPYYPYWGRLLIPHFANGALLRTLWFTFLWYRRPKKSSETTVGASTASTEDTV, encoded by the exons ATGGCACTGAAACTCAATTTTCCTACAGCCCGTGCTTCTTCATCCAAG GGATTTTTACCATGCAGACAGATGGAAAACTACATTGTAAGTGTCAAACCAAAAGGGATGTGTCAATTTACCCAGCCCCATATATTGTGTGCAATGAATATGACTGCAGGACGGTCAGATGAATCTGGGAAGCTGAAATTTGACCACATTGTTCACAAGGCTAAACAACTCTGGGATGGTTCTCCTCAGCCTGTCAAGAGTTTCCCTTGGAATAGAGCATTTGACAATTTCATTCAGCTCATTCTTGACACTGCCTTGGTGGTTATCAAATACTTGTCTCTACCCATATTTGCTGTTTCTTGCCTTAGCGAAATGTCCTACTGTGCACATGAGAGGAAACTATATTTCGTCCCACTTCCATTTCTTGTTGGCGCTGCTGTTGCTGGGATCTTGAGAACAGCAGCACTGGAGTCATCTCCATCTCTTAAG AATGCAGAAGTCCCCTGGCATCTCATTGCGGTTGCTATATTTTTCACATTGATAAAGTGGCCAGGGCCATACTATCCATACTGGGGACGTCTTCTAATTCCACATTTTGCAAATGGCGCATTGTTGAGGACTCTGTGGTTCACATTTTTATGGTATAGAAGACCAAAGAAGTCATCAGAAACTACAGTGGGTGCATCCACGGCTAGTACAGAAGACACCGTCTGA
- the LOC113731372 gene encoding uncharacterized protein isoform X1, protein MQDIDGNFGTIYFQTRLLTRARKMSNTLFSNGFLPCRQMENYIVSVKPKGMCQFTQPHILCAMNMTAGRSDESGKLKFDHIVHKAKQLWDGSPQPVKSFPWNRAFDNFIQLILDTALVVIKYLSLPIFAVSCLSEMSYCAHERKLYFVPLPFLVGAAVAGILRTAALESSPSLKNAEVPWHLIAVAIFFTLIKWPGPYYPYWGRLLIPHFANGALLRTLWFTFLWYRRPKKSSETTVGASTASTEDTV, encoded by the exons ATGCAGGATATAGATGGGAATTTTGGAACCATATATTTCCAAACTCGTCTTCTGACAAGGGCAAGGAAAATGAGCAATACTCTTTTTAGTAAT GGATTTTTACCATGCAGACAGATGGAAAACTACATTGTAAGTGTCAAACCAAAAGGGATGTGTCAATTTACCCAGCCCCATATATTGTGTGCAATGAATATGACTGCAGGACGGTCAGATGAATCTGGGAAGCTGAAATTTGACCACATTGTTCACAAGGCTAAACAACTCTGGGATGGTTCTCCTCAGCCTGTCAAGAGTTTCCCTTGGAATAGAGCATTTGACAATTTCATTCAGCTCATTCTTGACACTGCCTTGGTGGTTATCAAATACTTGTCTCTACCCATATTTGCTGTTTCTTGCCTTAGCGAAATGTCCTACTGTGCACATGAGAGGAAACTATATTTCGTCCCACTTCCATTTCTTGTTGGCGCTGCTGTTGCTGGGATCTTGAGAACAGCAGCACTGGAGTCATCTCCATCTCTTAAG AATGCAGAAGTCCCCTGGCATCTCATTGCGGTTGCTATATTTTTCACATTGATAAAGTGGCCAGGGCCATACTATCCATACTGGGGACGTCTTCTAATTCCACATTTTGCAAATGGCGCATTGTTGAGGACTCTGTGGTTCACATTTTTATGGTATAGAAGACCAAAGAAGTCATCAGAAACTACAGTGGGTGCATCCACGGCTAGTACAGAAGACACCGTCTGA
- the LOC113731373 gene encoding cleavage stimulation factor subunit 77-like: MTTTDKYNVEAAELLANQASHLPISEAVPVYEQLLANFPTAAKYWKQYVEAHMAVNNDDAVKHIFSRCLLNCLHIPLWRCYIRFIRKVNDKKGIEGQEETRKAFDFMLNYVGADIASGPVWMEHTAFLKSLPTQNLAEETQRMTSVRKAYQKAIITPTHHIEQLWREYENFENSVSRALAKGLLSEYQPKYNSARAVYRERKKFADEIDWNMLAVPPSGTSKEEMQWIAWKRFLAFEKGNPQRIDSASANKRIAFTYEQCLMYLYHYPDIWYDYATWHAKSGSVDSAIKIFQRALKALPDSEMLKYVYAELEESRGSIQASKKVYESLLGDDGNATALSHIQFIRFLRRTEGVEAARKYFMDARKSPNCTYHVYVAYAMMAFCLDKDAKFAHNVFEAGLKRFMHEPSYILEYADFLSRLNDDRNIRALFERALSSLPPEESVEIWKRFTQFEQTYGDLSSILKVEQRRKEALSRAGDEGESALDSSLQDVISRYSFMDLWPCSSKDMDHLTRQEWLSKNISKKIEKPTPANGVSSVDKSSSAVSTTSNSVKVVYPDTSKMVVYDPRQKIGLTGPLQPGVPVALPPNDTMGAAGAPNVLKDILKTLPPALATFVANLPAVEGPSPDVDFVLAICLQSNIPLMPVRAANSTQLQTGPAPSTSDLSGSSKFKPTRDRHAGKRKDVDKQDDEDSTTVQSQPLPRDAFKLRQLRKARGASSQTGSASYGSAFSGEMSGSTG; the protein is encoded by the exons GCAAAATACTGGAAGCAGTATGTTGAGGCTCACATGGCTGTAAATAATGATGATGCCGTAAAACATATTTTCAGTCGCTGCCTGTTGAACTGCCTACACATTCCTCTTTG GCGCTGCTACATCCGCTTTATTAGGAAGGTTAATGACAAGAAGGGGATAGAAGGTCAGGAAGAGACTAGGAAAGCATTTGATTTCATGCTTAACTATGTCG GGGCAGACATCGCATCTGGTCCTGTGTGGATGGAGCACACTGCATTCTTAAAGTCCTTGCCG ACTCAAAATTTGGCAGAAGAAACACAAAGGATGACTTCTGTAAGAAAAGCATATCAAAAAGCCATTATTACACCTACCCATCACATTGAGCAACTCTGGAGGGagtatgaaaattttgaaaactcagTTAGCCGTGCCCTG GCAAAAGGATTGTTGTCTGAATATCAGCCAAAATATAACAGTGCAAGGGCTGTTTACAGGGAGAGGAAAAAGTTTGCCGATGAAATTGATTGGAATATGCTTGCTGTGCCACCATCTGGTACTTCCAAG GAAGAAATGCAGTGGATAGCATGGAAAAGGTTCTTAGCCTTTGAAAA AGGAAATCCCCAGAGGATAGATAGCGCTTCTGCTAATAAACGTATTGCATTCACATACGAACAG TGCCTCATGTATTTATACCACTATCCTGACATATGGTATGATTATGCCACGTGGCATGCAAAAAGTGGCTCTGTAGACTCTGcaatcaaaattttccagcGAGCTTTGAAGGCTTTACCTG ATTCAGAAATGCTAAAATATGTGTATGCAGAGCTGGAAGAATCCCGTGGCTCGATTCAG GCGTCAAAGAAAGTATATGAAAGTCTTCTTGGTGATGATGGCAATGCTACTGCTCTTTCACATATACAG TTTATCCGCTTTCTAAGAAGAACAGAAGGGGTAGAAGCAGCACGTAAATACTTTATGGATGCACGGAAATCTCCTAACTGCACTTACCATGTTTATGTAGCTTATGCGATGATGGCATTTTGTCTTGACAAGGATGCAAAG TTTGCACACAATGTTTTTGAAGCGGGGCTGAAACGATTCATGCATGAGCCATCATATATCCTTGA ATATGCAGATTTTCTATCCCGCTTGAATGATGATAGAAATATTCGGGCATTATTTGAGCGAGCATTAAGCTCACTCCCACCTGAGGAATCAGTTGAG ATCTGGAAAAGATTTACTCAATTTGAACAAACATATGGAGATCTTTCTAGTATTTTGAAG GTTGAGCAACGAAGGAAAGAGGCACTGTCAAGGGCTGGTGATGAGGGAGAATCTGCTTTGGATAGTTCATTGCAAGATGTTATATCACGCTATAGTTTCATGGACCTGTGGCCTTGCTCTTCCAAGGATATGGATCATTTGACTAGGCAAGAG TGGCTTTCAAAAAACATCAGTAAGAAGATTGAGAAACCAACTCCTGCCAATGGTGTCAGTTCTGTAG ATAAGAGTTCTTCAGCAGTTTCTACCACTTCAAATTCTGTAAAAGTTGTTTACCCAGATACTTCAAAGATGGTGGTTTATGATCCAAGGCAAAAGATTG GTCTCACGGGTCCTTTACAGCCTGGAGTTCCAGTCGCTTTACCTCCTAATGATACAATGGGTGCTGCTGGAGCACCTAATGTACTGAAAGATATTTTGAAAACCTTACCACCTGCATTGGCAACTTTTGTAGCAAACCTGCCAGCTGTTGAAG GTCCATCTCCTGACGTTGATTTTGTTCTAGCGATATGTCTGCAAAGCAACATACCACTAATGCCCGTAAGAGCAGCAAACTCTACACAACTGCAAACTGGTCCTGCTCCAAGCACAAGTGACCTATCTGGTTCATCAAAATTCAAGCCAACAAGAGATAGACATGCTGGAAAGAGAAAGGACGTAGACA AACAAGATGATGAGGACAGTACAACAGTTCAAAGCCAACCTCTTCCAAGAGATGCTTTTAAATTACGGCAATTACGAAAGGCTCGTGGTGCCAGTTCACAAACTGGATCGGCATCTTATGGGAGTGCATTTTCTGGGGAGATGTCTGGAAGCACCGGTTGA
- the LOC113731371 gene encoding CCG-binding protein 1, translating to MPLQSLPLTSSLSSSSSLLLESNHSSRSRSGLNSTVCCSSSSRNNSYIPKLEPFSRTKFERALKDPPLIEKSENQLAEYCSTLEGDASYSCWKAYFELKDLEKEASKEEIERLIIEAGGVKSLIGCLHGIAEIHKAKKGLHKSEKNSKSEQTGTWARPVPDGLPKSREELEEEERARMPDSPFTRLLRTKGTCPAWYTPAPDY from the exons ATGCCACTGCAATCGCTCCCTCTCACTTCTTcattatcttcttcttcttcacttCTTCTTGAATCTAATCATTCTTCAAGATCAAGGTCTGGTTTAAATTCGACAGTTTGTTGCTCTTCATCTTCCAGAAACAATTCTTATATACCAAAGCTCGAACCGTTCAGTAGAACCAAATTTGAACGTGCCTTAAAAGACCCTCCTTTGATTGAAAAATCCGAAAACCAGCTTGCGG AGTACTGTTCAACTCTAGAAGGAGACGCTTCCTACAGCTGCTGGAAAGCATATTTTGAGCTCAAAGATCTTGAA AAAGAGGCATCAAAGGAAGAGATAGAGAGGCTGATAATTGAAGCCGGTGGAGTGAAATCTCTCATTGGCTGCTTACACGGAATTGCAGAGATTCACAAAGCCAAAAAGGGGCTCCACAAATCCGAGAAGAACTCAAAGTCTGAGCAAACAGGGACATGGGCTCGTCCAGTCCCTGATGGATTGCCAAAGTCAAGGGAAGAacttgaagaagaagagagagccAGAATGCCTGATTCACCATTCACCAGATTGCTCAGGACAAAGGGAACATGCCCTGCTTGGTACACCCCTGCACCTGATTACTAG